CGCCAGTTCAGCTTCCATTCGGTTGACGACGGTCGCGCCACCGGCACAGCGCCTCGGCCTGCGTCAGGTCGTAGTCGGGTCCGTTGACTCCGACGGTCAGCATCGTCACCCCGAGCTCGACGAACGCGTCGGCTTCAGCCACCAGCGCGTCGAGGCTCTTGCCGTTCACACCCGCTGAGCGCTCGATGGTCGCCGGGTCGCGGCCGACATCCGCGCAGTGTCGCGCCAGGATCTCCGCCTTCGCGGGGTACGTCTCCAGCGAGGTGAACCCGTGCCAGATGTCGCCGTACTCGGCGACCAGCCGTAGCGTCTTCCGTTCCCCCTGACCGCCGATCAGGACCGGGATGTCCCGGGTCGGTGGCGGGTTGAGCTTGGCCAGCCGTGACTTGATGCGCGGCAACCCGGCAGCGAGGTCGTCGAGCCGGCTGCCCGCGGTGCCGAACTCGTAGCCG
The nucleotide sequence above comes from Mycobacteriales bacterium. Encoded proteins:
- a CDS encoding LLM class F420-dependent oxidoreductase; this translates as RRCEDFGVDVAFNWDHFFPLYGDPDGPHYECWTMLGAWAEQTSRLEIGALVTCNSYRNPELLADMARTVDHISDGRLILGIGSGWKDKDYDEYGYEFGTAGSRLDDLAAGLPRIKSRLAKLNPPPTRDIPVLIGGQGERKTLRLVAEYGDIWHGFTSLETYPAKAEILARHCADVGRDPATIERSAGVNGKSLDALVAEADAFVELGVTMLTVGVNGPDYDLTQAEALCRWRDRRQPNGS